The Elaeis guineensis isolate ETL-2024a chromosome 3, EG11, whole genome shotgun sequence region TTTAATCTGAGGAGTATGAAATCGAGCAGCATAAGGTATTTTGGAGTTAGCAGCGACAACCAAGGAGTAAGAATACAATTTTTATattcttttctcctttcttttgaCTCTCATCGTTAAACTATTGTATACACTCATAAAAAACCAACGACAATTCTTTCTGTTTATGAGCTATTTGATGCATAGATTTGTACAGTATTACATGATCTAGAAATATGAGATAATAATTTACAAGAATCGCAAAAAAAAAACCGGTGTGTTTTTGTTGTATCTGGTCCAAACAAAACAATAGATCTAGCTATGGAGTTTGAAATGTTAAACAACGCACTTGCATGGGAGCAGAGCATGGagttttatttatcatttttatgTTAGGTTGTAGTTCTTAGACAAATGATaaagaaataagaaaagaaaagtaagatATAGCAATTGCAAAATATGAACATATGAAATAAAAAACCCAAATTCAGCTTGCTCAATATGGTTGTCCCATTTCTTGTAACAAGTCAAACATGAGCTATGTCATGTCAAACATACCTCAATTAACATAGAATGTAATTTAGGAATTGGTACGTAATAACATTTACCGCTTGCAGGTCATGCATGGGAGGAGTTGAATAATTTGCAGGAATAAcctatagacacacacatatacacataagTATACGCATATAATAACAGACGGGTTGCCCATAAGGAAGTGCCTTGCTTTGTTTCTTAGCAGTTTAATTAGCACATTAATGGTGTACGTTAAAGTCGTCGAAAAATAAATTTGCATTCTCTTTGTAACTCCCATTCCAAAGTTTGTGGTAGCATTAAGGATGCAAATGGTCCAGGCCTGGGCTTAGGGTATGTCAAACGTTGGTATGGCCCGGACAAAATGTGGTCGTTAGGCCAGCCCAGTTGCATTTCTTGATGGTCCAAGGGAAGAAATACATGTTCCATGCCTTACGGTAAAAGATGGAAAGAGAAGGGCTGCAAACTTTTATGGTGATCGCAAAATAAGAACAGCAATCTTACGTTGGACGAACCTTTTCTTAAGAAAACAAAATTATGTCAACTTTTCCTGGTCTTTGGGGGATATCGCAATACGTTATATTGATGTTTCTGGGTTGTACTCTTGGGATCCTTAAAGATGGTAGAATTTCAAAACTCTGGTTGCCATGCATGGCTGTGGCCTATGAGCTTGTGTCTCGACTTGGTAGGACAAGGTTCTTTCCATAAAGATATGTTACTTCTTCTCCTTTACCTGGTTTTTAGTTGAATATTTCACGTTAATCTCATGTTTGGGTTTAGGTAATTAAGCCAATTAAAATGCATTCTCCATTGTTTTATAATGTCACGAGCAAAGGGCATATAGCAGAGTTTTTGAACTCCATACTCTACACCTTTTTCATCCAGAGGTTCGAAAAGAGAATAAGCTCATTTTATTTGGGATCACGAACCATTGCATCAGTTACATGTAGAGGGGTAATTGTGATCCTTTGTAGTAATTGTAAAACTGGTTTTATGTTAAACAACCaatcttttctatttatttctttattagttATTGTATATACTATAACAAATTATTAATGCTTTTAAAATATTACTTTTAATTTTCTAATTCCACACAATTATCTGAAACTGCAATTAAGCTTCGTATGTGTTATATTAGAACTATATCCATATGccatgtaaaaataaataaaaaaaaataaattactcaCATAATTCTCAAGGCTTTTGAAAAAGATATACAACGTGAAGGAGAATTCTTTTCTCTTGAGAGCCCTCACCCTCGACATTCCTTACACTTTATTTAGATTGGAGGTACATGAGAGTTAATAAGGGGAAGAAAGAGGAGGGTAATGGAGGGGAAAGAAGACACTACAGGAAAAATGGccattaacgacgctattaatggtcattaacgatgctttaaagcgtcgctattcggctttacgacgcttcgaaaagcgtcggcaaagcgtcGACTATGCAAGAGTGGGGACGAATATCGCCGACGCTTTataaaagcgtcgttattttttaacgacgctttaaagcgtcgtaaatatttacattaacgacgctttaaagcgtcgttaaatttgtcttaacgacgctttaaagcgtcgttaatgtaaatatttacgacgctttaaagcgtcgcaaaagacaaatttaacgacgcttataagcgtcgttaatgtaaatatttacgacgctttaaagcatcgcaaaagataaatttaacgacgcttataagcgtcgttaaaggttttaagaggaaaaaaaaaatacaaatattatttaaaaaaaaaataatacaatacattcctgtacgaaatcatatcacacctgtacaatacaataaacatgtacaatcaccacattcacattcacacctgtacaatcaccatcattcacatcacctgtacaatacaataaacatgtacaatcaccacattcacattcacacctgtacaatcaccatcattcacatcaaaagcaagctgaaatagaaaatttaatcaaaccaaaagacaatattttatataaataaaaataaagtactaatcgtccattacaatcaagagtaatataaataaatataaaaatacaacaaaaataaaataacatcaatctgcaggcggatggtcgtcgttgtctccacgtgacgtgccgctatctcgatgggtgcctgatatgccaggagcctacaaaaaatatatcaaaagcatgatttgcatatctataaataaaatatataaatcattaaattaatataaaaatatatatttaatattatgtgtttacctgagatgaaccatacatctctaataaagatgtaaggcgatcaatctgtcccctcatggcctgcatctcggcacggctctgtcgcatctcctccatctcagcggcacgactctgtctaatctcctgtatctccgcctcgagtctgcgaacgcgtgaatcctgagcatctgttgcagcatgctgcgtatatctactaacctcagataactgagtgggggtgactcctactccataacccctcactcggccgtagcgctctggtcccatcaactctgtgaatacctcggcctcgatacggctctgctgcgtagatgctgcggactcgtcgtcacgctccgcaatgagagatgtagccctctcctgtattttttttgaaaacaagagttatacattaatagctaacaaaattaaatttaaatcattgcaaaaaatataatattaacaatgccgtacatataaatctctcgactcatctcgaacaaaagtaccatcctgatgagtatgagtcatccggtaaaactccacttgtccgggttcccttccatgctcatcctcctacacaaataatttcaattttaagcaaacagttatgataatttaaaaaaatatatgagtatcatgatacagacatggtccacgatacataatgatattagttatataaatatttgaacataaaaattaaaagttaattatgaaagtttaaggaacatacaaactcctgtcggagtcgtgcataactcttcgaccccgatgtatgaggaacagactgagctgctcgtgcagctctaccaatagcagaataagtctgtaaaataaagtaaagaacttgttatatatacaatatataataaaaatcaatatttttataaaatatttaagaaaaaaagataataaacagataatatacctgtgccctctcggagaaccagtaatgaaccaactccatccactgatgagggggtacatcaggaggacaattcctagcaacctcctcctctgtcataccctgtctcatatagtccttcttcaattgtgctttatattctttccatttgcggttgagagacttcattacaaaatcatgagtggatggagggagaacaaacttgctctataaaaaaaaaagttaaatgaaataaattatataaatgattaacaattaatatacagtatgaacatcaattcattacctctataactcggaggagctcaactttgtacgttggaagcatgtcattccattttgcatagcccaacggacatagctgaggcctccgagcaacagtccccaaaaatgaagtcaataagcaggcagctttcttaattggctgacctagctgattgcactccacaacaatcctctcgccctcacgcatctgccacacatctcgtactactgtgggtccgcgtctggggcgtactctcccggatccgtctgcaaaaaatacataaaagtaactatatcataaatatacataaaatgaaataaaaaaaaattacatgaaagacaatatataccctgcacgtgtatctcatcatctggctgatgaacaggaggatcgtgctgtgctgatgatgaaggacagggctcagaatgctgtgcagctgaactggcctcaggctgctgtgctgaagaagacgtaccggcctctgtctgtgaaaactggaactgcacaccagcatatcgtcccctgcgacgcatgatgtcacctagcatttatataaataaaaggtagaatcagttaatatatggagtaaaataacacaataattaatgcaaaatatatacatcataaataattattaccagtaacaatcaagcagtagtgttttcttcgaattctgttctaaccaacgtcgtcgtagcatttaaatcatcagctggcacaaaattgtagggcatacattgtgtataagtgtcatcgtcatcatcctccacttggtttcccatatcatataagtctctaggttttgttttgataacagtaaaccaatctttatcttttgcgtcttgtacataaaatacttgacgagcttgagatgaaaaaatgaatgggtcatccttcaataacacaccagtgtgtatcaaccttgtaaaatttacaagtgtaaatccatttgcatcttgtttcaaaccccttggtgagtttatgtctatccaatcacatctaaacagtactactttaaattttccataataatccaactcatagatatctttaagtgcaccataataggattttccatccgcttccaccataacaccgctattctgtgtttttctaaatttctcccgttctctagtatgaaatttaaagccattaattatgaaaccattatatctattcacaatcttgttaggtcctcgagcaagagctattagttcatctgacttatttgtctccatcatctttgatacctaacaaaaaatgatatgacgaagtgcagttgagttatctgatattaaatatgtatcaaaaattaatatatccaataattaaatataaatcacacctgattcgaaagccacatagggaataactcgaccaaccatcgctattcaatccttgcattaggacgaatgttatgattggctcgtctctgataaattaaaaattcactgcataaaatataaatatatcatttagaacattatatctaatataaaatttaaattttgatgtcattccttaaatatactaacctgcgatggtcagatattatgtcactatgaagtaacacataacgatgtgcttgtgctaaggatttttgatcaagtacaataccttcacctcttcccaagaatttttcagcagttaagaacttatacagttctgcattctccacaaagtcattatgccgttgaggtcgactaaaaatagtctctacaccttgaagatatcttgaacaaaatgtcaaacattcatccgcaatatatgcttcagcaatcgagccttcaggataggctctatttcgcacataatctttaagacgcacaagttaccttcaagaattaaatatttattaaaatatcagtatgctgttgtttctaataaaattatcaaaagatttaaggtttgtaataatacctctcaataggatacatccatctataatgtaccggtccaccaactttaacttctgaagctaggtgaacgagcagatgtaccataatagtgaaaaatccaggaagaaaaatcttttccatctggcaaagtgtaattgcaatatccgattctaactgatcaagtttccgaggatcaataactttggaacataatgccttgaagaatgacgataatcgaagtacaattgtaacaacttgtttcggcaatgacgatcttaaagctattgaaaaaatatcttgcatcaatatgtgaccatcatgacttttaagatttgaaagttttcgatcctttagatgcacaaatcgtgaaatattcgatgcatatccatcgggtactttgatacttttcaaaactcccaaaaaattatccttttctcgagcagacattgtgtaacatgcaggaggcacataaattctatcattagcaagcattttaggatgaagttcctgtcggatacccatttcttttaaatcaagacgtgccttcatgttatctttgctctttccatcaaggtttaaaaatgttccaagtaaattatcgcaaacattcttctctatatgcatgacatcaagattgtgccgaataagattatgtttccaataaggtaagtcaaaaaagatacttcattttttccataaatgtttacttggctgttgtgtagatgctatctgtgtgtcttcctcattttcatcctcgaaataattgtctggatcttgaaacaactctgcatctatagtactgatactgacttcctgtggtaacccttcgtgcactgagctttcaacatcatcccttcctctttttttagaggactttgagtgcttaccatagctgtaattcatgccatccatttgtctatgaacatcagttccagaaggtggaataggggcacatcccaattctatagtaccatcaaacaaatctttctgaaatcgaaacggatgatttgcttccaaccatcgacgatgtcccatgtaacaaaatttacctccatgttttaaccaaattgaatgtgttgaatctccacaacaaggacatgcgacccatccctttgtactccagccagataaattggcatatgctggaaaatcattaatagtccataacaaagctgcccgtagtttaaatattttgccgttggaagcatcaaatgcatcaacaccctcccacaactgtttcaattcctctatcaaaggctgtagaaaaatatcaatatcattgcctggacccttatctcctggaataaccattgacaagataagtgatgattgtttcatgcacatccacggtggcaaattgtaaggtatcaaaacgactggccaagtgctgtaggtagaactcagggtccgaaatggattgaagccatcagaagctaagccaaacctaacactgcgaacatcagaggcaaaatcaggatgcctatcatcaaatgctttccattgaagactatctgcaggatgtctcaacattccatcctttgtacgtccttcatgatgccatctcattgatgaagctgtttttgatgatgcataaatccttttcaatctaggtataagaggaaagtaacgcaataccttggccgatttttttttactccgcgttgcatccaattcattcagtacatcatctcgatcttctttttgtgttatccatcttgaagatccacatacattgcatgactcttgattagcattttcaccccgatataacatacaatctttcggacaactatgaatcttttcgtatccaagattcaattcctttactactttcttggcttcataatacgatggtggtaaacgagtgctttctgaaaatgcatcctttaataacttgagcagcatggtaaaactctttccagaccatccattcaaatattttatatgaaataaatgtataagaaaagaaatcttagaaaattttgtacaacccggatataattcttcgtctgcatctttcattaaggtgtgataacgagctgtctcatcattagatgtatgtatgggctcctcaacatgcatacgttccgtatgcgtacatccatcaaacatcccaactgttttttgtatactactggattctcctaaattttgaacatcaaatccaaaagcatctgtgatcaaaccccttatatcatcatctcttgcagaattatcttctaggctagtggatccgcaatgagtcaggggttggttacatgatgatggcaacatagattctccatgaaaaatccagtcggtataacctcttaaaaaaccattccataccaaatgttcttcaacattttgtggatctaaagaagaactatttacacatttccgacatggacataaaatctttccattcaaactacttttctccataccaaatttaatgaagtcatgaactccatctaaatattctttactattccttggtttatttatccaacttttgtccattgtaggataaaactgaccgaacttgcaatttatctaaaaataaaaaaaaattatacaatctatattaatgcaatgagtaaaaaatatcagtcatttcataaaatccaaaaaaataacagctagataaagtttacatagtaaatgcttgctatcatcaactaataggtaaagaaggtcctatcccattcagaaaatgtattaattctataggtcaattacaaaaatcaaatgatatgcaacaagagccgaaaaaaatttcggcagcatttctccttagttcttccgtataggaagaacaaaaggaaaataccatccgaaattttttccgaacctctcagcataccatttgattatggtaatgacctatagaattactcacattttccaaactgtccatactggacaatcaattgatcaatgtacataattcttttatccgtacaaaaataaataaatgtacggatataatagaatatgtacatta contains the following coding sequences:
- the LOC140856113 gene encoding uncharacterized protein, encoding MLGDIMRRRGRYAGVQFQFSQTEAGTSSSAQQPEASSAAQHSEPCPSSSAQHDPPVHQPDDEIHVQDGSGRVRPRRGPTVVRDVWQMREGERIVVECNQLGQPIKKAACLLTSFLGTVARRPQLCPLGYAKWNDMLPTYKVELLRVIESKFVLPPSTHDFVMKSLNRKWKEYKAQLKKDYMRQGMTEEEVARNCPPDVPPHQWMELVHYWFSERAQTYSAIGRAARAAQSVPHTSGSKSYARLRQEFEDEHGREPGQVEFYRMTHTHQDGTFVRDESRDLYERATSLIAERDDESAASTQQSRIEAEVFTELMGPERYGRVRGYGVGVTPTQLSEVSRYTQHAATDAQDSRVRRLEAEIQEIRQSRAAEMEEMRQSRAEMQAMRGQIDRLTSLLEMYGSSQAPGISGTHRDSGTSRGDNDDHPPAD